In the genome of Nocardioides marmoribigeumensis, one region contains:
- the aat gene encoding leucyl/phenylalanyl-tRNA--protein transferase: MQRGGGVWADLAAACVWDLPDLRAIPGLDLDADLDDGGVGDLVCAGADLAPETLVRAYSLGLFPMPDPRARRRSAPPTWWSPAERGVLPLDGLRVTRSLRQSARRYDVRLDTAFTEVVLGCADPAREGGWIDRDFVAAYSRLHELGLAHSVEAWSDGELVGGLYGVCLGGLFAGESMFHTARDASKVALLGLVDLLRDGEPDRLLDVQWSTPHLASLGVGEVPRSTYLTRLLPAALEVPEPRWALPRA; the protein is encoded by the coding sequence GTGCAGAGGGGTGGCGGGGTGTGGGCGGACCTGGCGGCCGCGTGCGTCTGGGACCTGCCCGACCTGCGGGCGATCCCGGGCCTCGACCTCGACGCCGACCTCGACGACGGGGGTGTGGGCGACCTGGTGTGCGCGGGGGCGGACCTCGCCCCGGAGACCCTCGTCCGCGCGTACTCCCTCGGCCTCTTCCCGATGCCCGACCCCCGCGCCCGCCGGCGGAGCGCGCCTCCGACGTGGTGGTCGCCGGCCGAGCGCGGCGTCCTCCCGCTGGACGGCCTGCGCGTGACCCGGTCGCTGCGACAGAGCGCGCGACGCTACGACGTGCGCCTGGACACCGCGTTCACCGAGGTGGTGCTCGGGTGCGCCGACCCGGCTCGTGAGGGCGGGTGGATCGACCGGGACTTCGTCGCGGCGTACTCCCGGCTCCACGAGCTCGGCCTGGCCCACTCGGTGGAGGCGTGGTCGGACGGCGAGCTGGTGGGCGGGCTCTACGGCGTCTGCCTCGGCGGCCTCTTCGCGGGCGAGTCGATGTTCCACACCGCGCGCGACGCGAGCAAGGTCGCCCTCCTCGGGCTCGTCGACCTGCTGCGCGACGGGGAGCCCGACCGGCTGCTCGACGTGCAGTGGTCGACCCCCCACCTCGCCTCGCTCGGGGTGGGGGAGGTGCCGCGCTCGACCTACCTCACACGGTTGCTGCCGGCAGCACTGGAGGTGCCGGAGCCGCGGTGGGCCCTTCCCCGAGCTTGA